A single window of Gossypium hirsutum isolate 1008001.06 chromosome A10, Gossypium_hirsutum_v2.1, whole genome shotgun sequence DNA harbors:
- the LOC107925206 gene encoding probable LRR receptor-like serine/threonine-protein kinase At5g45780 isoform X2: MEQHIMWVFWFFLHWFCSVHSASDGDSLLSPKGVNYEVAALMSVKRELRDDKQVMDGWDINSVDPCTWNMVACSAEGFVISLEMASTGLSGMLSPSIGNLSHLRTMLLQNNQLSGPIPDEIGKLSELQTLDLSGNHFVGAIPSTLGSLTHLSYLRLSKNNLSGPIPRHVANLTGLSFLDLSYNNLSGPTPKILAKGYSITGNNFLCASSEHICTDVSYPLNGSVSSSRVSGNHHWLLSVAIGIGFAFVVSVMLLACWVHWYRSRIMLPSYVQQDYDFEIGHLKRFSYRELQIATGNFNPKNILGQGGYGVVYKGCLPNRSVVAVKRLKDPNFTGEVQFQTEVEMIGLALHRNLLRLYGFCMTPDERLLVYPYMPNGSVADRLRDACHGKPALNWSRRMHIALGAARGLLYLHEQCNPKIIHRDVKAANILLDESFEAVVGDFGLAKLLDKRDSHVTTAVRGTVGHIAPEYLSTGQSSEKTDVFGFGILLLELITGQKTLDAGNGQVQKGMILDWVRTLHEERRLEVLVDRDLQGCFDTIELETVTELALQCTRPQPHLRPKMSEVLKVLEGLVQSGTDEPQGGTNHCETSAYSFSRNYSDVHEESSFIIEAMELSGPR, from the exons ATGGAGCAGCACATTATGTGGGTGTTTTGGTTCTTTTTACATTGGTTTTGTTCGGTCCATTCAGCTTCAGATGGTGATAGTCTCCTTTCTCCCAAAGGAGTTAACTATGAAG TGGCTGCTTTGATGTCGGTGAAGAGAGAGCTGAGAGATGATAAGCAGGTTATGGATGGCTGGGATATCAACTCGGTTGATCCTTGTACATGGAACATGGTGGCTTGTTCTGCTGAAGGTTTCGTTATCTCACT AGAAATGGCCAGCACAGGGTTATCAGGTATGCTTTCACCCAGCATTGGGAATTTGAGTCACCTAAGGACAAT GTTGTTGCAAAACAATCAGTTATCAGGTCCCATCCCAGATGAGATAGGGAAACTCTCGGAGCTTCAAACTCTGGATCTTTCTGGTAACCACTTTGTCGGAGCAATTCCAAGTACTTTGGGCTCTCTAACTCATCTAAGTTATCT GAGGCTTAGCAAGAACAATTTATCTGGACCTATTCCTAGACACGTTGCAAATCTCACCGGTCTTTCATTCTT GGACTTATCATATAATAATCTCAGTGGTCCTACTCCGAAAATACTAGCAAAAGGTTATAG TATTACGGGAAACAACTTTCTTTGTGCTTCTTCTGAACATATATGCACAGATGTTTCGTATCCATTAAATG GCTCAGTTTCGTCTTCTCGAGTCAGTGGAAACCATCATTGGCTGCTTTCTGTTGCCATAGGAATTGGTTTCGCATTTGTGGTTTCCGTGATGCTGCTTGCTTGTTGGGTGCATTGGTACAGATCTCGGATTATGCTTCCCTCATACG TGCAGCAAGATTATGATTTTGAAATCGGTCATCTAAAGAGGTTCTCCTATCGTGAACTGCAAATTGCCACCGGCAATTTTAACCCCAAAAACATTCTAGGACAAGGAGGATATGGAGTTGTCTATAAAGGGTGTCTTCCAAATAGGTCAGTGGTTGCGGTTAAAAGGCTTAAAGATCCTAATTTCACAGGAGAAGTGCAATTTCAAACTGAAGTAGAGATGATTGGTTTAGCTCTTCACCGTAACCTCTTACGTTTGTATGGCTTCTGTATGACACCTGATGAGAGATTGCTTGTGTATCCTTATATGCCAAATGGTAGTGTTGCCGATCGTTTAAGag ATGCTTGTCATGGAAAGCCTGCTTTGAATTGGAGTAGACGAATGCATATTGCCCTTGGAGCTGCTCGTGGACTTCTATATTTACACGAGCAATGTAATCCCAAAATAATTCACCGGGATGTAAAAGCTGCAAACATTTTGCTTGACGAAAGCTTTGAAGCTGTGGTAGGGGATTTTGGTCTTGCTAAGCTCTTAGATAAACGGGATTCCCATGTTACTACTGCTGTGCGAGGGACTGTAGGACACATAGCCCCGGAGTATCTTTCAACTGGACAGTCTTCTGAGAAAACAGATGTCTTTGGATTTGGGATTCTACTGTTGGAACTCATCACTGGACAAAAGACATTAGATGCTGGTAATGGACAGGTTCAAAAGGGAATGATTCTTGACTGG GTTAGGACATTGCACGAGGAGAGGAGACTTGAAGTGCTAGTGGACAGGGATTTACAGGGATGCTTCGACACAATCGAGTTGGAAACAGTAACAGAGTTGGCGCTGCAGTGTACTCGACCACAACCACACCTTCGCCCCAAGATGTCTGAAGTTTTGAAGGTCCTTGAAGGTCTTGTGCAGTCAGGAACAGATGAACCACAAGGTGGAACAAACCATTGCGAGACCAGCGCATATAGCTTCTCTAGGAATTACAGTGACGTTCATGAAGAGTCATCCTTCATCATTGAAGCAATGGAACTTTCCGGACCTCGGTAA
- the LOC107925206 gene encoding probable LRR receptor-like serine/threonine-protein kinase At5g45780 isoform X4 encodes MEQHIMWVFWFFLHWFCSVHSASDGDSLLSPKGVNYEVAALMSVKRELRDDKQVMDGWDINSVDPCTWNMVACSAEGFVISLLLQNNQLSGPIPDEIGKLSELQTLDLSGNHFVGAIPSTLGSLTHLSYLRLSKNNLSGPIPRHVANLTGLSFLDLSYNNLSGPTPKILAKGYSITGNNFLCASSEHICTDVSYPLNGSVSSSRVSGNHHWLLSVAIGIGFAFVVSVMLLACWVHWYRSRIMLPSYVQQDYDFEIGHLKRFSYRELQIATGNFNPKNILGQGGYGVVYKGCLPNRSVVAVKRLKDPNFTGEVQFQTEVEMIGLALHRNLLRLYGFCMTPDERLLVYPYMPNGSVADRLRDACHGKPALNWSRRMHIALGAARGLLYLHEQCNPKIIHRDVKAANILLDESFEAVVGDFGLAKLLDKRDSHVTTAVRGTVGHIAPEYLSTGQSSEKTDVFGFGILLLELITGQKTLDAGNGQVQKGMILDWVRTLHEERRLEVLVDRDLQGCFDTIELETVTELALQCTRPQPHLRPKMSEVLKVLEGLVQSGTDEPQGGTNHCETSAYSFSRNYSDVHEESSFIIEAMELSGPR; translated from the exons ATGGAGCAGCACATTATGTGGGTGTTTTGGTTCTTTTTACATTGGTTTTGTTCGGTCCATTCAGCTTCAGATGGTGATAGTCTCCTTTCTCCCAAAGGAGTTAACTATGAAG TGGCTGCTTTGATGTCGGTGAAGAGAGAGCTGAGAGATGATAAGCAGGTTATGGATGGCTGGGATATCAACTCGGTTGATCCTTGTACATGGAACATGGTGGCTTGTTCTGCTGAAGGTTTCGTTATCTCACT GTTGTTGCAAAACAATCAGTTATCAGGTCCCATCCCAGATGAGATAGGGAAACTCTCGGAGCTTCAAACTCTGGATCTTTCTGGTAACCACTTTGTCGGAGCAATTCCAAGTACTTTGGGCTCTCTAACTCATCTAAGTTATCT GAGGCTTAGCAAGAACAATTTATCTGGACCTATTCCTAGACACGTTGCAAATCTCACCGGTCTTTCATTCTT GGACTTATCATATAATAATCTCAGTGGTCCTACTCCGAAAATACTAGCAAAAGGTTATAG TATTACGGGAAACAACTTTCTTTGTGCTTCTTCTGAACATATATGCACAGATGTTTCGTATCCATTAAATG GCTCAGTTTCGTCTTCTCGAGTCAGTGGAAACCATCATTGGCTGCTTTCTGTTGCCATAGGAATTGGTTTCGCATTTGTGGTTTCCGTGATGCTGCTTGCTTGTTGGGTGCATTGGTACAGATCTCGGATTATGCTTCCCTCATACG TGCAGCAAGATTATGATTTTGAAATCGGTCATCTAAAGAGGTTCTCCTATCGTGAACTGCAAATTGCCACCGGCAATTTTAACCCCAAAAACATTCTAGGACAAGGAGGATATGGAGTTGTCTATAAAGGGTGTCTTCCAAATAGGTCAGTGGTTGCGGTTAAAAGGCTTAAAGATCCTAATTTCACAGGAGAAGTGCAATTTCAAACTGAAGTAGAGATGATTGGTTTAGCTCTTCACCGTAACCTCTTACGTTTGTATGGCTTCTGTATGACACCTGATGAGAGATTGCTTGTGTATCCTTATATGCCAAATGGTAGTGTTGCCGATCGTTTAAGag ATGCTTGTCATGGAAAGCCTGCTTTGAATTGGAGTAGACGAATGCATATTGCCCTTGGAGCTGCTCGTGGACTTCTATATTTACACGAGCAATGTAATCCCAAAATAATTCACCGGGATGTAAAAGCTGCAAACATTTTGCTTGACGAAAGCTTTGAAGCTGTGGTAGGGGATTTTGGTCTTGCTAAGCTCTTAGATAAACGGGATTCCCATGTTACTACTGCTGTGCGAGGGACTGTAGGACACATAGCCCCGGAGTATCTTTCAACTGGACAGTCTTCTGAGAAAACAGATGTCTTTGGATTTGGGATTCTACTGTTGGAACTCATCACTGGACAAAAGACATTAGATGCTGGTAATGGACAGGTTCAAAAGGGAATGATTCTTGACTGG GTTAGGACATTGCACGAGGAGAGGAGACTTGAAGTGCTAGTGGACAGGGATTTACAGGGATGCTTCGACACAATCGAGTTGGAAACAGTAACAGAGTTGGCGCTGCAGTGTACTCGACCACAACCACACCTTCGCCCCAAGATGTCTGAAGTTTTGAAGGTCCTTGAAGGTCTTGTGCAGTCAGGAACAGATGAACCACAAGGTGGAACAAACCATTGCGAGACCAGCGCATATAGCTTCTCTAGGAATTACAGTGACGTTCATGAAGAGTCATCCTTCATCATTGAAGCAATGGAACTTTCCGGACCTCGGTAA
- the LOC107925207 gene encoding O-fucosyltransferase 8 isoform X1 yields the protein MSKNNNNNNNKSVLRLKDYRVRSSDSLSKVVLLHSLKDDSGKFNPCKGGNRHTWFRRNVKPVAFMFVLTAFMFLLDSVMVSVFGSINFHGSSSTRNSDGREEDSVAHKERPIVEMYGRLLNLASSALAEEEFKQESLNFWEEPYQEASKWTPCADKRYPTSLGKPGESDGYIMVSANGGLNQQRVAICNAVAVASLLNATLVLPKFLYSNVWKDPSQFGDIYQEDYFMRTLKDDVHIVQELPLHLKSLDIEAIGSLITDADIVKEAKPIDYVRTVLPLLMKNKVVHFLGFGNRLGFDPLPPELQRLRCKCNFHALKFVSKIQEVASLLIKRIRKFEYHAAERQLDKQLLGDFTPSISSKEDYVERGSSRYLALHLRFEEDMVAYSQCDFGGGEHEKKELEAYREVHFPLLIERLKNSKPVSPSELRKLGKCPLTPEEAALVLAALGFKRGTYIYLAGSRIYGGSSRMHPFTNLYPNLVTKETLLTYNELAPFRNFSSRLAALDFIACATSDVFAMTDSGSQLSSLVSGFRTYYGDGHAPTLRPNKKRLAAIFSENSSIGWTTFEDRVRKMIEEGQRVRVRGSGRSIYRQPRCPECMCRS from the exons ATGTCGaagaataacaacaacaacaacaataagtCAGTTTTGAGGTTGAAAGATTATCGTGTTAGAAGCTCAGATTCCTTGTCCAAAGTAGTATTGCTTCATAGTTTGAAAGATGATTCAGGCAAGTTCAATCCTTGTAAGGGTGGGAATAGACACACATGGTTCCGCCGGAATGTGAAACCAGTTGCGTTTATGTTCGTGTTAACGGCTTTCATGTTCTTGCTCGATTCTGTGATGGTGTCGGTTTTCGGTTCGATCAACTTTCATGGAAGTTCGAGTACGAGAAACTCCGATGGCCGTGAG GAGGACAGTGTTGCCCATAAGGAAAGGCCAATAGTTGAGATGTATGGTAGGCTTCTAAATTTAGCTTCAAGTGCACTTGCTGAG GAGGAGTTTAAGCAAGAAAGTTTGAATTTTTGGGAGGAACCATATCAAGAAGCATCCAAATGGACACCTTGTGCAGATAAAAGATATCCAACAAGCCTAG GGAAGCCTGGTGAAAGTGATGGCTATATAATGGTTAGCGCGAATGGTGGTCTGAATCAACAACGCGTAGCT ATATGCAATGCAGTTGCCGTGGCATCGTTACTCAATGCGACGTTGGTTCTTCCGAAGTTTCTTTACAGCAATGTATGGAAGGATCCTAG CCAGTTCGGTGACATCTACCAAGAAGACTATTTTATGAGAACGTTGAAGGATGATGTACATATAGTGCAGGAACTTCCTCTTCATTTGAAGTCCTTGGATATTGAAGCCATTGGCAGCCTT ATCACTGATGCAGATATCGTGAAGGAAGCAAAGCCGATTGATTATGTTCGCACTGTACTTCCCCTCCTTATGAAGAACAAAGTTGTTCACTTCCTTGGATTTGGTAACCGGCTTGGCTTTGACCCATTACCTCCTGAACTCCAG AGATTGAGATGTAAATGTAACTTCCATGCACTAAAGTTTGTGTCAAAAATCCAAGAAGTTGCTTCATTATTAATCAAAAGGATAAGGAAATTCGAATACCATGCTGCCGAACGTCAGTTAGACAAACAACTGCTAGGAGATTTCACGCCTAGCATTTCCTCCAAAGAGGATTATGTTGAAAGAGGCTCATCTAGATACCTTGCCTTACACTTGAGATTTGAAGAGGACATGGTGGCATACTCCCAATGTGATTTCGGAGGTGGAGAACACGAGAAAAAGGAACTCGAAGCCTACAGAGAGGTCCATTTTCCTCTGCTCATTGAGCGCTTAAAGAACTCGAA GCCTGTTTCTCCGTCAGAGTTGCGGAAGTTGGGAAAATGTCCATTGACACCCGAAGAAGCAGCGCTTGTTCTTGCAGCTCTTGGCTTCAAGCGTGGAACGTACATTTATCTTGCAGGGTCTCGTATATACGGAGGAAGTTCAAGGATGCATCCCTTTACCAATTTGTACCCAAATTTGGTCACCAAGGAAACACTGCTCACATACAATGAACTTGCTCCGTTTAGAAATTTCTCTTCTCGG CTCGCAGCATTGGACTTCATCGCTTGTGCAACTTCAGATGTCTTCGCCATGACAGACTCTGGAAGCCAATTATCATCACTGGTATCTGGATTCCGAACTTACTACGGTGATGGACATGCTCCAACCTTGCGGCCTAACAAGAAGAGATTAGCTGCGATTTTTTCAGAGAATAGCTCCATAGGATGGACTACTTTTGAAGATAGAGTAAGAAAGATGATTGAGGAAGGCCAAAGAGTGCGGGTGAGGGGTTCTGGTCGAAGTATTTATCGACAACCAAGGTGCCCTGAATGTATGTGCAGATCATAG
- the LOC107925206 gene encoding probable LRR receptor-like serine/threonine-protein kinase At5g45780 isoform X1 — protein sequence MEQHIMWVFWFFLHWFCSVHSASDGDSLLSPKGVNYEVAALMSVKRELRDDKQVMDGWDINSVDPCTWNMVACSAEGFVISLEMASTGLSGMLSPSIGNLSHLRTMLLQNNQLSGPIPDEIGKLSELQTLDLSGNHFVGAIPSTLGSLTHLSYLRLSKNNLSGPIPRHVANLTGLSFLDLSYNNLSGPTPKILAKGYSITGNNFLCASSEHICTDVSYPLNVAGSVSSSRVSGNHHWLLSVAIGIGFAFVVSVMLLACWVHWYRSRIMLPSYVQQDYDFEIGHLKRFSYRELQIATGNFNPKNILGQGGYGVVYKGCLPNRSVVAVKRLKDPNFTGEVQFQTEVEMIGLALHRNLLRLYGFCMTPDERLLVYPYMPNGSVADRLRDACHGKPALNWSRRMHIALGAARGLLYLHEQCNPKIIHRDVKAANILLDESFEAVVGDFGLAKLLDKRDSHVTTAVRGTVGHIAPEYLSTGQSSEKTDVFGFGILLLELITGQKTLDAGNGQVQKGMILDWVRTLHEERRLEVLVDRDLQGCFDTIELETVTELALQCTRPQPHLRPKMSEVLKVLEGLVQSGTDEPQGGTNHCETSAYSFSRNYSDVHEESSFIIEAMELSGPR from the exons ATGGAGCAGCACATTATGTGGGTGTTTTGGTTCTTTTTACATTGGTTTTGTTCGGTCCATTCAGCTTCAGATGGTGATAGTCTCCTTTCTCCCAAAGGAGTTAACTATGAAG TGGCTGCTTTGATGTCGGTGAAGAGAGAGCTGAGAGATGATAAGCAGGTTATGGATGGCTGGGATATCAACTCGGTTGATCCTTGTACATGGAACATGGTGGCTTGTTCTGCTGAAGGTTTCGTTATCTCACT AGAAATGGCCAGCACAGGGTTATCAGGTATGCTTTCACCCAGCATTGGGAATTTGAGTCACCTAAGGACAAT GTTGTTGCAAAACAATCAGTTATCAGGTCCCATCCCAGATGAGATAGGGAAACTCTCGGAGCTTCAAACTCTGGATCTTTCTGGTAACCACTTTGTCGGAGCAATTCCAAGTACTTTGGGCTCTCTAACTCATCTAAGTTATCT GAGGCTTAGCAAGAACAATTTATCTGGACCTATTCCTAGACACGTTGCAAATCTCACCGGTCTTTCATTCTT GGACTTATCATATAATAATCTCAGTGGTCCTACTCCGAAAATACTAGCAAAAGGTTATAG TATTACGGGAAACAACTTTCTTTGTGCTTCTTCTGAACATATATGCACAGATGTTTCGTATCCATTAAATG TGGCAGGCTCAGTTTCGTCTTCTCGAGTCAGTGGAAACCATCATTGGCTGCTTTCTGTTGCCATAGGAATTGGTTTCGCATTTGTGGTTTCCGTGATGCTGCTTGCTTGTTGGGTGCATTGGTACAGATCTCGGATTATGCTTCCCTCATACG TGCAGCAAGATTATGATTTTGAAATCGGTCATCTAAAGAGGTTCTCCTATCGTGAACTGCAAATTGCCACCGGCAATTTTAACCCCAAAAACATTCTAGGACAAGGAGGATATGGAGTTGTCTATAAAGGGTGTCTTCCAAATAGGTCAGTGGTTGCGGTTAAAAGGCTTAAAGATCCTAATTTCACAGGAGAAGTGCAATTTCAAACTGAAGTAGAGATGATTGGTTTAGCTCTTCACCGTAACCTCTTACGTTTGTATGGCTTCTGTATGACACCTGATGAGAGATTGCTTGTGTATCCTTATATGCCAAATGGTAGTGTTGCCGATCGTTTAAGag ATGCTTGTCATGGAAAGCCTGCTTTGAATTGGAGTAGACGAATGCATATTGCCCTTGGAGCTGCTCGTGGACTTCTATATTTACACGAGCAATGTAATCCCAAAATAATTCACCGGGATGTAAAAGCTGCAAACATTTTGCTTGACGAAAGCTTTGAAGCTGTGGTAGGGGATTTTGGTCTTGCTAAGCTCTTAGATAAACGGGATTCCCATGTTACTACTGCTGTGCGAGGGACTGTAGGACACATAGCCCCGGAGTATCTTTCAACTGGACAGTCTTCTGAGAAAACAGATGTCTTTGGATTTGGGATTCTACTGTTGGAACTCATCACTGGACAAAAGACATTAGATGCTGGTAATGGACAGGTTCAAAAGGGAATGATTCTTGACTGG GTTAGGACATTGCACGAGGAGAGGAGACTTGAAGTGCTAGTGGACAGGGATTTACAGGGATGCTTCGACACAATCGAGTTGGAAACAGTAACAGAGTTGGCGCTGCAGTGTACTCGACCACAACCACACCTTCGCCCCAAGATGTCTGAAGTTTTGAAGGTCCTTGAAGGTCTTGTGCAGTCAGGAACAGATGAACCACAAGGTGGAACAAACCATTGCGAGACCAGCGCATATAGCTTCTCTAGGAATTACAGTGACGTTCATGAAGAGTCATCCTTCATCATTGAAGCAATGGAACTTTCCGGACCTCGGTAA
- the LOC107925206 gene encoding probable LRR receptor-like serine/threonine-protein kinase At5g45780 isoform X3, whose amino-acid sequence MEQHIMWVFWFFLHWFCSVHSASDGDSLLSPKGVNYEVAALMSVKRELRDDKQVMDGWDINSVDPCTWNMVACSAEGFVISLLLQNNQLSGPIPDEIGKLSELQTLDLSGNHFVGAIPSTLGSLTHLSYLRLSKNNLSGPIPRHVANLTGLSFLDLSYNNLSGPTPKILAKGYSITGNNFLCASSEHICTDVSYPLNVAGSVSSSRVSGNHHWLLSVAIGIGFAFVVSVMLLACWVHWYRSRIMLPSYVQQDYDFEIGHLKRFSYRELQIATGNFNPKNILGQGGYGVVYKGCLPNRSVVAVKRLKDPNFTGEVQFQTEVEMIGLALHRNLLRLYGFCMTPDERLLVYPYMPNGSVADRLRDACHGKPALNWSRRMHIALGAARGLLYLHEQCNPKIIHRDVKAANILLDESFEAVVGDFGLAKLLDKRDSHVTTAVRGTVGHIAPEYLSTGQSSEKTDVFGFGILLLELITGQKTLDAGNGQVQKGMILDWVRTLHEERRLEVLVDRDLQGCFDTIELETVTELALQCTRPQPHLRPKMSEVLKVLEGLVQSGTDEPQGGTNHCETSAYSFSRNYSDVHEESSFIIEAMELSGPR is encoded by the exons ATGGAGCAGCACATTATGTGGGTGTTTTGGTTCTTTTTACATTGGTTTTGTTCGGTCCATTCAGCTTCAGATGGTGATAGTCTCCTTTCTCCCAAAGGAGTTAACTATGAAG TGGCTGCTTTGATGTCGGTGAAGAGAGAGCTGAGAGATGATAAGCAGGTTATGGATGGCTGGGATATCAACTCGGTTGATCCTTGTACATGGAACATGGTGGCTTGTTCTGCTGAAGGTTTCGTTATCTCACT GTTGTTGCAAAACAATCAGTTATCAGGTCCCATCCCAGATGAGATAGGGAAACTCTCGGAGCTTCAAACTCTGGATCTTTCTGGTAACCACTTTGTCGGAGCAATTCCAAGTACTTTGGGCTCTCTAACTCATCTAAGTTATCT GAGGCTTAGCAAGAACAATTTATCTGGACCTATTCCTAGACACGTTGCAAATCTCACCGGTCTTTCATTCTT GGACTTATCATATAATAATCTCAGTGGTCCTACTCCGAAAATACTAGCAAAAGGTTATAG TATTACGGGAAACAACTTTCTTTGTGCTTCTTCTGAACATATATGCACAGATGTTTCGTATCCATTAAATG TGGCAGGCTCAGTTTCGTCTTCTCGAGTCAGTGGAAACCATCATTGGCTGCTTTCTGTTGCCATAGGAATTGGTTTCGCATTTGTGGTTTCCGTGATGCTGCTTGCTTGTTGGGTGCATTGGTACAGATCTCGGATTATGCTTCCCTCATACG TGCAGCAAGATTATGATTTTGAAATCGGTCATCTAAAGAGGTTCTCCTATCGTGAACTGCAAATTGCCACCGGCAATTTTAACCCCAAAAACATTCTAGGACAAGGAGGATATGGAGTTGTCTATAAAGGGTGTCTTCCAAATAGGTCAGTGGTTGCGGTTAAAAGGCTTAAAGATCCTAATTTCACAGGAGAAGTGCAATTTCAAACTGAAGTAGAGATGATTGGTTTAGCTCTTCACCGTAACCTCTTACGTTTGTATGGCTTCTGTATGACACCTGATGAGAGATTGCTTGTGTATCCTTATATGCCAAATGGTAGTGTTGCCGATCGTTTAAGag ATGCTTGTCATGGAAAGCCTGCTTTGAATTGGAGTAGACGAATGCATATTGCCCTTGGAGCTGCTCGTGGACTTCTATATTTACACGAGCAATGTAATCCCAAAATAATTCACCGGGATGTAAAAGCTGCAAACATTTTGCTTGACGAAAGCTTTGAAGCTGTGGTAGGGGATTTTGGTCTTGCTAAGCTCTTAGATAAACGGGATTCCCATGTTACTACTGCTGTGCGAGGGACTGTAGGACACATAGCCCCGGAGTATCTTTCAACTGGACAGTCTTCTGAGAAAACAGATGTCTTTGGATTTGGGATTCTACTGTTGGAACTCATCACTGGACAAAAGACATTAGATGCTGGTAATGGACAGGTTCAAAAGGGAATGATTCTTGACTGG GTTAGGACATTGCACGAGGAGAGGAGACTTGAAGTGCTAGTGGACAGGGATTTACAGGGATGCTTCGACACAATCGAGTTGGAAACAGTAACAGAGTTGGCGCTGCAGTGTACTCGACCACAACCACACCTTCGCCCCAAGATGTCTGAAGTTTTGAAGGTCCTTGAAGGTCTTGTGCAGTCAGGAACAGATGAACCACAAGGTGGAACAAACCATTGCGAGACCAGCGCATATAGCTTCTCTAGGAATTACAGTGACGTTCATGAAGAGTCATCCTTCATCATTGAAGCAATGGAACTTTCCGGACCTCGGTAA
- the LOC107925207 gene encoding O-fucosyltransferase 8 isoform X2, whose product MYGRLLNLASSALAEEEFKQESLNFWEEPYQEASKWTPCADKRYPTSLGKPGESDGYIMVSANGGLNQQRVAICNAVAVASLLNATLVLPKFLYSNVWKDPSQFGDIYQEDYFMRTLKDDVHIVQELPLHLKSLDIEAIGSLITDADIVKEAKPIDYVRTVLPLLMKNKVVHFLGFGNRLGFDPLPPELQRLRCKCNFHALKFVSKIQEVASLLIKRIRKFEYHAAERQLDKQLLGDFTPSISSKEDYVERGSSRYLALHLRFEEDMVAYSQCDFGGGEHEKKELEAYREVHFPLLIERLKNSKPVSPSELRKLGKCPLTPEEAALVLAALGFKRGTYIYLAGSRIYGGSSRMHPFTNLYPNLVTKETLLTYNELAPFRNFSSRLAALDFIACATSDVFAMTDSGSQLSSLVSGFRTYYGDGHAPTLRPNKKRLAAIFSENSSIGWTTFEDRVRKMIEEGQRVRVRGSGRSIYRQPRCPECMCRS is encoded by the exons ATGTATGGTAGGCTTCTAAATTTAGCTTCAAGTGCACTTGCTGAG GAGGAGTTTAAGCAAGAAAGTTTGAATTTTTGGGAGGAACCATATCAAGAAGCATCCAAATGGACACCTTGTGCAGATAAAAGATATCCAACAAGCCTAG GGAAGCCTGGTGAAAGTGATGGCTATATAATGGTTAGCGCGAATGGTGGTCTGAATCAACAACGCGTAGCT ATATGCAATGCAGTTGCCGTGGCATCGTTACTCAATGCGACGTTGGTTCTTCCGAAGTTTCTTTACAGCAATGTATGGAAGGATCCTAG CCAGTTCGGTGACATCTACCAAGAAGACTATTTTATGAGAACGTTGAAGGATGATGTACATATAGTGCAGGAACTTCCTCTTCATTTGAAGTCCTTGGATATTGAAGCCATTGGCAGCCTT ATCACTGATGCAGATATCGTGAAGGAAGCAAAGCCGATTGATTATGTTCGCACTGTACTTCCCCTCCTTATGAAGAACAAAGTTGTTCACTTCCTTGGATTTGGTAACCGGCTTGGCTTTGACCCATTACCTCCTGAACTCCAG AGATTGAGATGTAAATGTAACTTCCATGCACTAAAGTTTGTGTCAAAAATCCAAGAAGTTGCTTCATTATTAATCAAAAGGATAAGGAAATTCGAATACCATGCTGCCGAACGTCAGTTAGACAAACAACTGCTAGGAGATTTCACGCCTAGCATTTCCTCCAAAGAGGATTATGTTGAAAGAGGCTCATCTAGATACCTTGCCTTACACTTGAGATTTGAAGAGGACATGGTGGCATACTCCCAATGTGATTTCGGAGGTGGAGAACACGAGAAAAAGGAACTCGAAGCCTACAGAGAGGTCCATTTTCCTCTGCTCATTGAGCGCTTAAAGAACTCGAA GCCTGTTTCTCCGTCAGAGTTGCGGAAGTTGGGAAAATGTCCATTGACACCCGAAGAAGCAGCGCTTGTTCTTGCAGCTCTTGGCTTCAAGCGTGGAACGTACATTTATCTTGCAGGGTCTCGTATATACGGAGGAAGTTCAAGGATGCATCCCTTTACCAATTTGTACCCAAATTTGGTCACCAAGGAAACACTGCTCACATACAATGAACTTGCTCCGTTTAGAAATTTCTCTTCTCGG CTCGCAGCATTGGACTTCATCGCTTGTGCAACTTCAGATGTCTTCGCCATGACAGACTCTGGAAGCCAATTATCATCACTGGTATCTGGATTCCGAACTTACTACGGTGATGGACATGCTCCAACCTTGCGGCCTAACAAGAAGAGATTAGCTGCGATTTTTTCAGAGAATAGCTCCATAGGATGGACTACTTTTGAAGATAGAGTAAGAAAGATGATTGAGGAAGGCCAAAGAGTGCGGGTGAGGGGTTCTGGTCGAAGTATTTATCGACAACCAAGGTGCCCTGAATGTATGTGCAGATCATAG